Part of the Sphingobium lignivorans genome is shown below.
AGCGCGCCCACGGAAGCCGAGGCGCTGGTGCCCGCGCCCTCGTAGCGCAGCGATCCAAGCACGCCGCCGACCGCCGGATCGGTATAATAAGGCAGCAACTTCTCTATCGCGTCCTCGGCCAGCAGCACATTGGCATCGGTAAAGATGAGGATGTCGCCGCGCGCCATCGCCGCCAGCCGCTTCATGCCATGGGCCTTGCCACTGCGCCCCGGCCCGCGCACGAGCGTGAGCACATCGCGCGCCTGCGCCAGCAGCTCGCCCGTGCCGTCCGACGAGCCATCGTCGAAGGCAAGGATCTCCAGCCCGGGACAACGCGCCTTGAGCGTGCGCAGATTGTCGATCTTGGCAGGCAGCGACGCAGCCTCGTCATAAGCGCAGAACAGCAGCGACGCACTGGGCACTCCCGTTTGTTCCGTCAGCCGGACCGGGCGAGCGGGCAACAGCCGCAAGACGAGCGGATAGAAAACGAACGGCCAGAGCAGCAAGATGGCGGCGAGAAGGATGATGGCCAGCAGGGTCATGTCGAGAAGCGTCATGACCGCCCTCCCCTGTCCGCGCGCTCAGAAGGCATTATCATGCGCCAGCACCCCGAGCGTCGCCACGATGATCCGAAGATCGCGCCAGATCGACCAGTTGGTGACATATTCGAGGTCGGACTGGAGCCGGTTGATGAGATCCTCGTGCCGGTCCGTCGGCCCGCGATGGCCGCGCACCTGCGCCAGCCCGGTCATGCCCGGCTTGATGCAGTGCCGCGCCCAGTAGCGCTCGTCCACTTCCCAGTAGAGGCTCTCGGCGGCCTTGGCGGCGGGCGCATGGGGACGCGGGCCGACAATGCTCATGTCGCCCTTCAGCACGTTGAAGAGCTGCGGCAGCTCGTCGATGCTGCTGCGACGCAGGAAGGCGCCGACCCGTGTCACGCGCGGATCGTCCTTCTCGGTCAGCTTCTCGGCGGACTGGTCCGTGAGCGCCGTGTGCATGGTGCGGAACTTGAGGATCATGAAGGGCCGGGCATCTTTGCCGAGGCGCTGCTGACGGAAGAAGACCGGCCCCGGACCGGACAGCCGGACCGCGACAGCGGCCCCGATGAGGATCGGCCCCAGCAGGATGATGGCGGGCACGCAGATCGCGAGATCCAGCAACCGCTTGAGCAGCCTGTCCCGGAACAGTAGCGGGCCGCCCGCCACCACGATGGTCGGATGGTCATCGAACGCGCTCACTTTCGCCGGCGCGAAGCGGCGCATTTCGGGCACGA
Proteins encoded:
- a CDS encoding exopolysaccharide biosynthesis polyprenyl glycosylphosphotransferase, whose product is MTAKPAPSKESARLRLYMLSILLDIVVLGLAFALANFAVLHSLWGEPGKPHGLIMFAMIAPVYALLAINGGVYGIRMIGNPRASAVKAIWSLVQAAMLTLIIIFLGKIAEQLSRLTFLVGLLLSAGGLYAARYLIERIALRLVGEVPHITVLLVDGVEIETPREAHRIDATAIGVDPARRDAGMAERLAEGIGGAERVVVACPPERIADWRVALTALSAKGEILVPEMRRFAPAKVSAFDDHPTIVVAGGPLLFRDRLLKRLLDLAICVPAIILLGPILIGAAVAVRLSGPGPVFFRQQRLGKDARPFMILKFRTMHTALTDQSAEKLTEKDDPRVTRVGAFLRRSSIDELPQLFNVLKGDMSIVGPRPHAPAAKAAESLYWEVDERYWARHCIKPGMTGLAQVRGHRGPTDRHEDLINRLQSDLEYVTNWSIWRDLRIIVATLGVLAHDNAF